The sequence GCAGGGGTAACGAGGAACGGGTGTGGAGGGACGAAGGACGGAATCCCGGTCTCCTGCTCGAAGACCCGTTCGATCCCCGCCAATGAGCAGGTCCCGCCGACGAGGTGAAGCACCTTGACATCATGTCCCTTCACGGCACGCCCGACGATGGAGGCCATCTTCTGCAGCACGGGCTTGACCACCGGCAAGAGCACCCGGTGTTCCCGTGGGTTCCGCTTGAGAACCTCCGCCTCCTCGATAGGGATCCCTCGATTCCCCGCGATGACAAGGGAGATGTGGATACCCCCTGTGGGTTCGTCCGCAGTCGATACGACAACGCCATCCCGCAGGACGGATATCCCCGTCGTCCCGCCGCCGATATCGACGATCGCCCCGTCCCGAACCCCCAGCACGGCGTTGGCCGCCGTGGGCTCGTCCAGAACCGTGACGACCTCCAGCCCCGCGCTCTCCGCGACGTAGCCGTGGGCCGCACGGTCGCGGCTTCCCGTCCCCGGCGGCACCGCGATGGCCGTATGTGTGAGCTCGCGATTCAGAAGCGCCTCCAGGCGGTCCTTCAGTCTCCCGACGATGGTGCGTGCCCCTGCGAAATCCACTACCAGACCGTCCCGGACGACGGAGCACTCCTCCATCTCCCATGTCAGCGGCCG is a genomic window of Fretibacterium sp. OH1220_COT-178 containing:
- the eutJ gene encoding ethanolamine utilization protein EutJ, with amino-acid sequence MSVGISEGAHTFLESLMGCRACSVPLGEETPLRVGLDLGTASIVLVVLDGEGRPLTWEMEECSVVRDGLVVDFAGARTIVGRLKDRLEALLNRELTHTAIAVPPGTGSRDRAAHGYVAESAGLEVVTVLDEPTAANAVLGVRDGAIVDIGGGTTGISVLRDGVVVSTADEPTGGIHISLVIAGNRGIPIEEAEVLKRNPREHRVLLPVVKPVLQKMASIVGRAVKGHDVKVLHLVGGTCSLAGIERVFEQETGIPSFVPPHPFLVTPAGIARGVSGTS